From the Chloroflexia bacterium SDU3-3 genome, the window CCACGCCGACGTTCTTGTAGCGCTCCCACAGCTCGCGGTGGAGCTTCAGCGTGCGCTCGGTGTAGGCCGAGCTCTCCATATCGAGCCGCACGAAGGTGCCGAAGCGCTCGGCCTGATTCAGCACATGCGATATGTTGCGCCTGCACAGCTCCTCGTCGATGTCCTGGCCCATCTGGGTGAGCTTGACCGAGGCGTTAGCCTCGGCCCCGGCCCGCTCGATGGCGTGCAGGATGCCGATATACTCGGCGGCGGCGGCGTTGGCGGCCTGCGGCGTCGATACCGACTCGCCCAGATTGTCGAGCGTGACGCTCATGCCCGCGCTGTTGATCGTCTTGACCGCCTCGATGGCCTCGGCCAGGCTGGTGCCCGCCACAAAGCGGTTGATCAGGGGTTTTGTCAGCGGGCTTTCGAGCAGGCGCTTCAGCGAGGGCTGCTCGGAGAGGTAGAGAAGGGTTCCGCGAAGCATGATCGTATCCTGTCGCTCATGGTGCAAAAAAACGAAAGACGGCCCGCCTGCTGGCAGCGCTGCATCTTTCGCCGGGTGGATGTCTGGCGTTCGGGCCATTGTAGCATAGGGGGCCATTCCTACTGGATCGAAAGCATATGCCAAAAGTAGACATACCGCGCCTGGCCGTGCGCAGCGCGCTGGTGGGCTACGCCGCCGCGCTGGCGGGCCTGGCGCTGCTCTGGCGGGCGGGCAGCCAGCGCTGGTGGGCGCAGGTGGCGCGGATCTTCGCGCCGCACCTGTTCTGGCCGCTGGCGGCGCTCCTCCCGCTGGCGCTGCGCTCGCGCGACCGCTGGGCGCAGTGGGCCGCCTGCCTGCCCGCCGCGCTGTTCGTGGCCATGTATGGCCGCCGCATGCTGCCGCGCAGGAGCGTGGCCGGCGAGGGCGCACGCCTGCGCGTGGCCACCTGCAATCTGTGCTTCCGCAACCAAGATGCCAGCAAGATCGTGGCCGCGCTGGGCGGGCTGCGGGCCGACATCGTGATGCTGCAGGAGCTGACGCCGCCGGTGGCGCTGGCCCTGGCCCAGCTGGGCGGGCAGTACCCCCACCAGCTGCTGCACGCGGCGGAGCGCCAGAACGGCCTGGGCATCATCAGCCGCCTGCCGCTGGGCGCGGCCAGCCTCGACGCCGACGCGCGCATCCAGCGGGCCAGCGCCAGCCTCGGCCAGCGCCAGATCGTGCTGATCAACGCCCACCCGACCATCGCCGACATGCGCTGGCGCAGGCTGCTGGGCCGTTTCCCCATGCTGGTGGGCTACGCCCCCGGCAGGCGACAAGATCACATCGACGCGCTGCTGGCCCAGATCGACGCCACGGCGGGCGACCTGATTGTCGCGGGCGACTTCAACACCGCCGAGGGCGAGCCGCCCTACCGCCAGCTCGCGGCGCGGCTGCGCGATTGCTTCGCCGAGGCCGGGCGTGGGTTCGGCTTCACCTTCCCGCTGGGCATGGGCAGCGCGGCGCTGCCGCGCCCGCTCATCCGCATCGACTACGTGTGGGTGCGGGGCGCGATCAGGCCGCTGCGGGCGGCGCGCGGGAGCAGCGGCGGGTCGGATCACACCGCCGTGGTCGCCGATCTGCTGATTGGGGAGGGGTAGACCCTACGAGCCGCCGAGTTGCACCGGCTGGGCATCGGCCACCAGTGGCGAGGGGCGGTACATCAAGGTCTCGCGGTCGACTGCGTAGCGCAGGCTGCGGATGAGGCCCACGATGGGGAAGTAGAGCTGCTCGAAGCCTGCGCGCACCTTGCCCAGGCCCTGGCGGCGCACCACGCCCGAGACGATCTGGCGCACGCCCTGGCTGAACATCCACTCGAACAGCAGGTAGAGCGCGGGGAACTTGCCGCAGCGCAGGTACTTGCCCACCGCCGCGCCGGTGCCAGCGCCATAGTTGCGGAAGCTCTGCCAGACGCCCCGGCTGTCCTGGGCGTGGTGGTGGAAGGCCAGCGCCTCGGGGGTGTAGGTGATGCTGCCGCCATGCAGCAGCACGCGGTAGCCAAAGTCGCGCTCGTCCCACGCGCCCAGCGGGCTGCCCGCGCCCAGCAGCTCGTCGAAGCCGCCCAGCTGCTCGAAGCGCTGGCGGGCCACCGCCATGTTGTGGCCGTGGCCAAAGCCCAGGTTCATGGAGCCGGGGCCATAGGTCTCGTGGCGCGTGCTGGTCTTCAGGCCCAGCACGGTGGTGCTGTGCACTAGCTCGGGGGCGACCCCGCCCGGCAGCACGCGGCCAAAGGCGCACCATGCGCGGTTCTGTGCCATGTCGCGCACCAGCGCGCCCACCCAGCCGGGATCGACCCGCACATCATCGTTGGTGAAGAGGATGTAGGGCGCGCTGCCCAGGCGGCTGCCCGCGTTGCGGGTGGCGCACAGCCCGCGCAGCGGGGCGCGCAGATAGCGCACGCGCGGGTCGGCCTCGGCGTGGCGCGCGACGCAGCGCTCGGTGCGGTCATCGTCGCTCTGGTCGAGCACCCACAGCGTGAAGCGCCGGTGGCCGCTGGCGCGGATGCTGGCGATCGTCTGATCGATTGAGTCGCCTCGGTTGTAGGTGGAAATGATGATATCGACGTCCCACATATCGATGCTCGCCGCGCTCATGGGCCGAATCCTTCGTTATGGTTAAACCTGCGCCGCCGAGGTGCCGCCCAGCGCGCCAGCGAACAGCGCGTTCTGCTCGTCGCGCAGGCGGTCGCTCAGCCGACCGGGCGGCACATCCACATCATCGTAGGTGAGCACCGCATCCTTCGGCAGCGCGCGCCGCAGCACGCAGCCCTCGGCTAGGCCGATAGGCAGCAGACGCTGGGAAAAGGTGACGTCGGCGTTCTCGGCCAAGCCATAGGTGTGGTAGCCGCCGATGCCGTCGAGGGTTGTCCCCGCGCTCAGGTCGATCTTGGCCGCCGCCACCACATCCACGCATGGCGCGCCCTCGGCCCGCAGCGCAGCGTCGCCGAACAGCGCCACCCGCGCCACCGTGTTTGGCACCTCGAAGTGGCAGAGGTGGTAGGGCGTGTAGAAGAGGTAGAGCGGCCCTTTGCCCAGCTTGTAGAGGTTCAGATAGTGCTGCATGCTTGGGTGATCGTGGGTGCCAAGGACAAAAACGCCAGGGGCTGGCGTCGCTCCCACAATATAATCAACGATCCCAGGGCCATTGACTAGGGCATCTAGCGGGTAGAGTTCGCCCGCCACATCCTGCAGCGGCGTGCCGCCGGGCACGGTGGGGCCAAACATGCCGCGCCGCGCCACGCGCATGCCGGTGGCGTTGGCCACGATCGCCTGCTCGAACGAGATCTTCGAGCCGTCCGCAAACGAGGTGACCATAGTCGCGCTCTGGCCCCACTGCCGCGCGAAGCCCTCCTGGGTGGTAGGGTTGCGGTAGGGGTCGTGCAGGCCCTTGATGTTGCCGCACAGCACCGGGCGCACCCCGATGCCCCGCACGAAGCGGTAGAGGTTCATGGTCACGCCCGGCTGGTCGCCGTCGGAGATCGAGAAGATCACGCCCGCCCGGTCGGCGTAGCGCCGCAGGATGGGGCCGACGGTGCCCTCTAGCTCGGCGTTCATCGAGACGATGTGCTTGCCGTGCTGGATGGCGCGCATCGTCACCTGCGCGCCAAACTCCACCGCGCCGGTGATCTCCAGCACCACATCCACGCCCTCGGCCTCGCAGATCAGCATCGCATCGTCGGTCACGGCGGGCACCCCGCTGGCGATCGCCTGCTCCAGCGCGCCGCGCGTGGCGACCTCGCGCACGTCCTCCACCCCGGCCTCGCGGTAGGCGCGGCGGGCATTGGCCAGCGTGCGGTTGGCGATGGCCACCAGCCGCATGCCGGTGGTGTAGCGGATGATCTGCAGCGCCGTGCCGCGCGCCATGAAGCCCGCGCCAATCATGCCGACGCGGATGGGTCTGCCCTCGGCCTCGCGCCGCGCGAGGGCGGTATCTACCAAGATCACGCTTTGCTCCCTTTCGCCGTGGCCGCGCCGTCGGCAAACCGCCGACCCTGGCCAAGCGGCATCATCATACCCCGAACAAAGCCCGCCGCCATGCCGCGCAGCCGCCCCAGC encodes:
- a CDS encoding NAD(P)-dependent oxidoreductase, producing the protein MILVDTALARREAEGRPIRVGMIGAGFMARGTALQIIRYTTGMRLVAIANRTLANARRAYREAGVEDVREVATRGALEQAIASGVPAVTDDAMLICEAEGVDVVLEITGAVEFGAQVTMRAIQHGKHIVSMNAELEGTVGPILRRYADRAGVIFSISDGDQPGVTMNLYRFVRGIGVRPVLCGNIKGLHDPYRNPTTQEGFARQWGQSATMVTSFADGSKISFEQAIVANATGMRVARRGMFGPTVPGGTPLQDVAGELYPLDALVNGPGIVDYIVGATPAPGVFVLGTHDHPSMQHYLNLYKLGKGPLYLFYTPYHLCHFEVPNTVARVALFGDAALRAEGAPCVDVVAAAKIDLSAGTTLDGIGGYHTYGLAENADVTFSQRLLPIGLAEGCVLRRALPKDAVLTYDDVDVPPGRLSDRLRDEQNALFAGALGGTSAAQV
- a CDS encoding proline dehydrogenase, with the translated sequence MLRGTLLYLSEQPSLKRLLESPLTKPLINRFVAGTSLAEAIEAVKTINSAGMSVTLDNLGESVSTPQAANAAAAEYIGILHAIERAGAEANASVKLTQMGQDIDEELCRRNISHVLNQAERFGTFVRLDMESSAYTERTLKLHRELWERYKNVGVVIQSYLYRSEDDIRALNKLGVRVRLCKGAYKEPASVAFPNKADVDANYVKLMQMLLSEGTYPGIATHDERMIEATRDYAAKSGITPDKFEFQMLFGIRRDLQEQLVRDGYRMRIYAPYGTEWYPYLMRRMAERPANMLFVLNGVLRDL
- a CDS encoding glycosyltransferase codes for the protein MSAASIDMWDVDIIISTYNRGDSIDQTIASIRASGHRRFTLWVLDQSDDDRTERCVARHAEADPRVRYLRAPLRGLCATRNAGSRLGSAPYILFTNDDVRVDPGWVGALVRDMAQNRAWCAFGRVLPGGVAPELVHSTTVLGLKTSTRHETYGPGSMNLGFGHGHNMAVARQRFEQLGGFDELLGAGSPLGAWDERDFGYRVLLHGGSITYTPEALAFHHHAQDSRGVWQSFRNYGAGTGAAVGKYLRCGKFPALYLLFEWMFSQGVRQIVSGVVRRQGLGKVRAGFEQLYFPIVGLIRSLRYAVDRETLMYRPSPLVADAQPVQLGGS